Proteins encoded in a region of the Rothia mucilaginosa genome:
- a CDS encoding TIGR03773 family transporter-associated surface protein yields MMNSTTRSSRSLSALALGASLMLAPLGVAHAETTPTTAESASAQPSDSNLSRGERALTQTLSAEQPVASGRTEISAGHVDMGPRFNNGKFELMLHDDHGETPVWRSLDEVIYRGSDKAILEVPNDPRYSFVGAPAGSKVYVIPQTETKGVIWPGWNTQDPQLVSKLNRGVNLTLEQVSGPGTFSLYLENGNFSAPQVLWSSTKSEPQKLWVEKNTHTHANWVFTAPGEYLLKVTASAELSDGSTVSDTRYLKFAVGDSASADTLYAMEAQARGSSGSASSASSDASSTSASQAAGTQASGAQASGSSSAAAASDQSGFRAEFTISWSPIVAGIVVVVGVGAFIASRRRRSSAQREALDEVRGDRS; encoded by the coding sequence ATGATGAACTCAACCACCCGCTCTTCTCGTAGCCTGTCCGCCCTGGCTCTGGGCGCTAGCCTCATGCTCGCACCCCTGGGCGTGGCACACGCGGAAACCACCCCGACAACTGCCGAGAGCGCCTCCGCTCAGCCGAGCGACAGCAACCTCAGCCGCGGCGAGCGCGCCCTCACCCAGACCCTGTCGGCGGAGCAGCCGGTCGCATCCGGCCGCACCGAAATTTCTGCCGGTCACGTGGATATGGGTCCTCGTTTCAACAACGGCAAGTTTGAGCTCATGCTCCACGACGACCACGGCGAAACCCCCGTCTGGCGCAGCCTGGACGAGGTCATCTACCGCGGCAGCGATAAGGCCATCCTGGAGGTGCCGAACGACCCGCGCTACTCCTTCGTGGGTGCGCCCGCCGGCTCTAAGGTGTACGTGATTCCGCAGACCGAAACTAAGGGCGTAATCTGGCCGGGTTGGAACACTCAGGATCCGCAGCTGGTGTCCAAGCTGAACCGCGGCGTGAACCTGACCCTGGAGCAGGTGAGCGGCCCCGGCACGTTCAGCCTGTACCTGGAGAACGGCAACTTCTCGGCACCGCAGGTGCTGTGGTCCTCGACCAAGAGTGAGCCGCAGAAGCTGTGGGTGGAGAAGAACACTCACACCCACGCGAACTGGGTGTTCACCGCCCCGGGCGAGTACCTGCTGAAGGTTACCGCGAGCGCTGAGCTGTCTGACGGTTCGACCGTGTCTGATACCCGCTACCTGAAGTTTGCGGTGGGTGATTCTGCGAGCGCCGATACCCTGTACGCGATGGAGGCGCAGGCCCGCGGTTCCTCGGGTTCGGCTTCTTCTGCTTCCTCCGATGCTTCGTCTACCTCTGCTTCTCAGGCTGCCGGTACCCAGGCGTCTGGTGCACAGGCATCCGGTTCTTCTTCTGCCGCCGCAGCGAGTGACCAGAGCGGTTTCCGTGCTGAGTTCACGATTTCCTGGAGTCCTATTGTCGCTGGCATCGTGGTCGTGGTGGGCGTGGGCGCGTTCATCGCCTCCCGTCGCCGCCGTTCCTCCGCTCAGCGTGAGGCACTGGACGAAGTGCGCGGTGACCGTTCGTGA
- a CDS encoding metal ABC transporter ATP-binding protein — translation MSASVTAGTEPVLEISNLYAGYARRSILKDLSLTLERGEFTGLIGANGAGKTTLLRTILGLIRPASGQVRVLGESPRAARAHIGYVPQKHQFQWDFPLTVKDTVMTGRVREIGFFRRPAKKDWVQVFSAMERTDVLHLQDASIAELSGGQRQRVLLARALAAGPSLLLLDEPFTGVDAPTQTTLTRLYRELADEGITILMSTHDMLAARESCSRLCGVRGNIHLDGPADSFSLEQLHTWLHGHDIEEAQGHARTGFTCAGGALDEYGHELPDSCASDSAPADTVASTGGAR, via the coding sequence GTGAGCGCGTCGGTAACAGCGGGTACTGAACCTGTTCTAGAGATTTCGAACCTGTACGCGGGCTACGCGCGCCGTTCCATCCTCAAAGATTTGTCCCTGACCCTGGAGCGCGGCGAGTTTACGGGTCTGATTGGTGCTAATGGTGCCGGTAAGACCACGCTGCTGCGCACTATTTTGGGTCTGATTCGCCCCGCCTCCGGGCAGGTTCGGGTGCTGGGTGAATCGCCCCGCGCGGCGCGTGCGCACATCGGTTACGTGCCGCAGAAGCACCAATTCCAGTGGGATTTTCCGCTGACCGTCAAGGATACGGTGATGACCGGTCGCGTGCGCGAGATTGGGTTCTTCCGCCGCCCGGCGAAGAAAGATTGGGTGCAGGTCTTTTCGGCGATGGAACGCACCGATGTCCTGCACCTGCAGGATGCCTCTATCGCAGAGCTCTCCGGCGGTCAGCGCCAGCGAGTGCTACTTGCGCGCGCCCTGGCGGCCGGCCCCTCCCTGCTGCTGCTGGACGAGCCGTTCACGGGCGTGGATGCGCCCACCCAGACCACTCTGACCCGCCTGTACCGCGAGCTAGCGGACGAGGGCATCACGATTCTGATGTCTACGCACGACATGTTGGCGGCGCGCGAGTCCTGCTCGCGTCTGTGCGGTGTGCGCGGCAATATTCATCTGGATGGTCCGGCGGACTCCTTTAGCCTGGAGCAGCTGCACACGTGGTTGCACGGTCACGATATTGAGGAGGCGCAGGGCCACGCCCGCACGGGCTTCACCTGTGCCGGTGGTGCGTTGGATGAGTACGGCCACGAACTGCCGGATTCCTGCGCTTCTGATTCTGCCCCCGCTGATACTGTTGCTTCTACCGGGGGTGCCCGTTGA
- a CDS encoding anchored repeat-type ABC transporter permease subunit encodes MITPIDFLADLFNPSLAFLPRALAAVLLASVVTGVVGCHVLMRGMVFIGDAVAHSVFPGLAVAFVLGGNLMVGGLTAGVVTAILVAIFSQNQRLREDSVIGIFFAASFALGIVIISLAPGYSGSVQDFLFGSIVGVSNEDITNAAIMGAVILLVLWLFHRQIVTVSLDRESARAMGLPVLALDIVLYVLVTISVVLGLQTLGNVLVLALLVIPASAARLACRRLGSMMVFSPVFGGICSIVGLYLSWAFNLPTGGTIVLSMVAAFVLVWAVTAVRSRARAQLKS; translated from the coding sequence TTGATTACTCCTATCGATTTTCTTGCCGACCTGTTCAACCCGTCCCTGGCCTTCCTTCCGCGCGCCCTGGCGGCTGTGCTACTCGCGTCGGTGGTGACGGGCGTGGTGGGCTGCCACGTGCTGATGCGCGGCATGGTCTTCATTGGCGATGCGGTGGCGCACTCGGTGTTCCCGGGCCTTGCGGTGGCGTTCGTGCTGGGCGGCAACCTGATGGTGGGCGGCCTGACCGCGGGCGTGGTGACGGCTATTCTGGTGGCTATTTTTAGTCAGAATCAGCGGTTGCGCGAGGATTCGGTCATCGGTATTTTCTTCGCCGCCTCTTTTGCGTTGGGTATTGTGATTATTTCTTTGGCACCGGGCTATTCGGGGTCGGTGCAGGATTTCTTGTTCGGCTCGATTGTGGGTGTTTCGAATGAGGACATCACCAACGCCGCGATTATGGGCGCCGTGATTCTGCTGGTGCTGTGGCTGTTCCACCGGCAGATTGTGACGGTCAGCCTGGACCGCGAGAGCGCCCGCGCGATGGGCCTGCCGGTGCTTGCCCTGGACATTGTGCTGTACGTTCTGGTGACCATTTCTGTGGTGCTGGGTCTGCAGACGCTCGGTAATGTGCTGGTGCTGGCGCTTCTGGTGATTCCGGCGTCGGCAGCCCGCCTGGCGTGCCGCCGTCTGGGGTCGATGATGGTGTTCTCGCCGGTGTTTGGCGGTATCTGCTCGATTGTTGGCCTGTACCTGTCGTGGGCGTTTAACCTACCGACTGGTGGCACGATTGTGCTGTCGATGGTGGCGGCTTTTGTGCTGGTGTGGGCGGTGACGGCGGTTCGTTCGCGAGCGCGTGCCCAGCTGAAGAGCTAA
- a CDS encoding alcohol dehydrogenase catalytic domain-containing protein — MKAYVYHGPDQKGAWEEVPNPTILEPTDVIARVDTTTICGTDLHILKGDCPEVDHGRILGHEAVGTITEVGSAVTDLKVGDRIIIPAVTSCGKCSYCKANQPSHCQTVGGVGWIFGYMIDGTQAEYVRVPYAETSVHLVPEGLTDEDVLFLTDALPTGFEIGILNGNTKPGDTVAVVGAGPVGLGAIMTANLCGAGRVITIDFDENRMNKALELGATDKVNAGDPDFIEKIKALSPDGLGVDVAIEAVGVPQTFETCTKIVRPYGNIANAGVHGKPVELPLNTMWISNVRINMGLVNCNTVGNLLNMVRSGRLNAKAMATHRFTFDQFEEAYDLFTHAAEHNVVKVVISRNPEVAA, encoded by the coding sequence ATGAAGGCATATGTATACCACGGCCCCGACCAGAAGGGCGCCTGGGAGGAAGTCCCGAACCCCACCATTCTTGAGCCCACGGACGTTATTGCCCGTGTCGACACCACCACCATTTGCGGTACTGACCTGCACATCCTGAAGGGTGACTGCCCCGAGGTGGACCACGGACGCATCCTCGGCCACGAGGCTGTCGGTACCATTACCGAGGTTGGCTCCGCGGTGACTGACTTGAAGGTCGGCGACCGCATCATCATCCCCGCCGTGACCAGCTGCGGTAAGTGCTCCTACTGTAAGGCGAACCAGCCTTCGCACTGCCAGACCGTTGGTGGTGTCGGCTGGATTTTCGGTTACATGATTGACGGCACCCAGGCAGAGTACGTGCGTGTTCCCTACGCAGAGACCTCGGTTCACCTGGTTCCGGAGGGCCTGACCGATGAGGACGTCCTCTTCCTCACCGACGCACTGCCCACCGGCTTCGAGATCGGTATTCTGAACGGCAACACTAAGCCCGGCGACACCGTCGCTGTCGTGGGTGCGGGCCCCGTGGGTCTGGGTGCGATTATGACCGCTAACCTCTGCGGTGCCGGCCGCGTCATCACCATCGACTTCGACGAGAACCGCATGAACAAGGCGCTGGAGCTGGGCGCAACCGATAAGGTCAACGCGGGCGACCCGGACTTCATCGAGAAGATTAAGGCTCTCTCCCCCGACGGCCTGGGCGTGGACGTGGCAATTGAGGCTGTGGGTGTTCCGCAGACCTTCGAGACCTGCACCAAGATTGTTCGCCCCTACGGCAATATCGCTAACGCTGGCGTGCACGGCAAGCCCGTTGAGTTGCCCCTGAACACCATGTGGATCTCTAACGTTCGCATCAACATGGGTCTGGTCAACTGCAACACCGTCGGTAACCTGCTGAACATGGTCCGCTCGGGTCGCCTGAACGCTAAGGCTATGGCAACCCACCGTTTCACCTTCGACCAGTTCGAGGAAGCCTACGACCTGTTCACCCACGCTGCTGAGCACAACGTGGTGAAGGTTGTTATCTCCCGCAACCCCGAGGTTGCGGCATAG
- a CDS encoding CoA-disulfide reductase, with the protein MGLKDWIAPFITLLIGASTIFISYKNYQAQAAAKPSELARLELWSKLLTEAGLDISALPDPEKLTSDQRVVLENYRVFLKRASLESKLRKVGIDSNRIFSLLMKRAHSSVKPTPIPIGDSVFYYRLILRGLLYIWVPLAVVFIGVPIVVVTIAYLIGLFPNHRGNLPDFALSPLAVVLLIVGAIAVGSLVYLQNRIISAIIANNVYFYFWDIYGSKKGARDSKDAYSERLAAKTYADQLFLGQQEFAQQFRENMYMAGIQEIDEYPRVLSDSVMLPHNYRVVKTREAEDPEDRIDRFVNWVRSKIGFERLEPRIIYTLEHKDAHKDAKKEAHGEPVATEQPVSGQSVSEQPAEAQDAQKAAEVPASEEPIVAEVPVEAPAEDPADAPTEPVTGGATDSSAAAGADDPTEAFTRIPEDAVDHESAGEKNAGEKPSTEKPKN; encoded by the coding sequence ATGGGACTCAAAGACTGGATAGCACCCTTTATTACGCTACTCATCGGTGCCAGCACCATCTTCATCTCCTACAAAAACTACCAGGCGCAGGCGGCGGCAAAACCCTCCGAATTGGCGCGACTGGAACTGTGGAGCAAGCTCCTCACCGAAGCCGGCTTGGACATCAGTGCGCTACCCGACCCCGAAAAGCTCACCTCCGACCAGCGTGTCGTCCTCGAAAACTATCGGGTCTTCCTCAAGCGTGCGTCCCTCGAATCGAAGCTGCGTAAAGTTGGTATCGACAGCAACCGCATCTTCAGCCTGCTCATGAAGCGTGCGCACTCTTCCGTGAAGCCCACGCCCATCCCCATTGGCGACTCGGTGTTCTACTACCGCCTGATTCTGCGCGGCCTGCTGTACATTTGGGTGCCGCTCGCCGTGGTGTTCATCGGTGTGCCCATCGTCGTGGTCACCATCGCCTACCTGATTGGCCTGTTCCCGAACCACCGCGGCAATCTGCCTGACTTTGCGCTCTCCCCGCTTGCCGTGGTGCTCCTGATTGTTGGCGCGATTGCGGTGGGTTCCCTCGTGTACCTGCAGAACCGCATTATCTCCGCCATTATCGCGAACAACGTGTACTTTTACTTCTGGGATATTTACGGCTCTAAGAAGGGCGCCCGCGATTCCAAGGACGCCTACAGCGAGCGCCTGGCGGCTAAAACCTACGCCGACCAGCTGTTCCTCGGCCAGCAGGAGTTCGCCCAGCAATTCCGCGAGAACATGTACATGGCGGGTATTCAGGAGATTGACGAGTACCCACGCGTGCTCAGCGATAGCGTGATGCTGCCACACAACTACCGCGTGGTGAAGACTCGCGAGGCGGAGGACCCGGAGGACCGAATCGACCGCTTCGTGAACTGGGTGCGCTCCAAGATCGGGTTTGAGCGGCTGGAACCGCGCATCATCTACACGCTCGAACATAAGGACGCGCACAAGGATGCGAAGAAGGAAGCGCACGGTGAACCTGTAGCTACCGAGCAGCCTGTTTCTGGGCAGAGTGTTTCTGAGCAGCCTGCAGAGGCTCAGGATGCGCAGAAGGCCGCGGAAGTACCCGCCTCAGAAGAGCCCATCGTTGCGGAGGTGCCCGTTGAAGCACCTGCCGAGGATCCGGCTGATGCACCCACCGAACCCGTCACCGGAGGTGCTACCGACTCTTCTGCCGCAGCTGGGGCAGACGACCCCACGGAGGCGTTCACCCGCATCCCAGAAGATGCCGTCGACCATGAGAGCGCCGGTGAAAAGAACGCCGGTGAGAAACCCAGTACTGAGAAGCCTAAAAACTAA
- a CDS encoding MFS transporter — MTNHNPHTTALPIHAPDQKTKRWAALGVLMLPVLLVSIDNTVLAFAVPAIAKALSPSSAEQLWIVDSYSLVLSALLVPMGAIGDRIGRRKLLLIGSTGFAAISALAAFAPSALMLVVARALLGIFGAMLMPATLSIIRNIFVDATERRIAIAVWASGFSAGAALGPIVGGFLLEHFDWGSVFLLAVPILIPLLILAPIMVPESKDPNPSPVDPLSILLIMTGMTGITFGLTHTSETGFDAVAISTILAGLCFIVLFVLRQLNREKNDIQPMLDVRLFRNTVFTGAITANLISMMVDVGFIYFASQHLQLVSGLPPMYAGMLLIPGTLAIIIAGLVIARVAVHFHPAQVVSFGLALHAAAFAVLAFLGAHNDLVIILIFIVLGTGIGIAQTISNDLMLSSVPPRKAGAASAISETSYETGTVLGTVIIGGMLTAVYRANVVVPDGLDETLADHAHETLGGAVTVASQVGGEQANQLLSSAFAAFDSGVVLSSAFSAVLMGVMAVISYFMIRKAPREMKPAEH, encoded by the coding sequence ATGACGAATCACAATCCGCACACCACGGCTCTGCCCATTCACGCCCCCGACCAGAAGACCAAGCGCTGGGCGGCACTCGGTGTGCTCATGCTCCCGGTGCTCCTGGTCTCCATCGACAACACAGTGCTTGCCTTCGCGGTGCCCGCAATCGCTAAGGCGCTGAGCCCCTCCTCCGCGGAGCAGCTGTGGATCGTTGACTCCTACTCCCTGGTGCTCTCCGCCCTGCTCGTGCCCATGGGCGCTATCGGTGACCGCATCGGTCGCCGCAAGCTGCTGCTCATCGGTTCGACCGGCTTCGCGGCAATCTCTGCGCTCGCGGCATTCGCGCCCTCCGCGCTGATGCTCGTGGTTGCCCGCGCCCTGCTTGGCATTTTTGGCGCCATGCTCATGCCGGCAACCCTGTCGATTATTCGCAATATCTTTGTGGATGCGACCGAGCGCCGCATCGCTATTGCCGTGTGGGCTTCGGGCTTCTCGGCGGGTGCGGCGCTGGGCCCGATTGTGGGTGGTTTCCTGCTGGAGCACTTCGACTGGGGTTCGGTGTTCCTGCTCGCTGTGCCGATTCTGATTCCTCTGCTGATTCTCGCCCCGATTATGGTTCCCGAGTCGAAGGACCCGAACCCCAGCCCGGTGGATCCGCTGAGCATCCTGCTGATTATGACCGGCATGACCGGCATTACCTTCGGTCTGACTCACACCTCCGAAACCGGGTTCGATGCGGTGGCTATCAGCACCATCCTTGCCGGCCTGTGCTTCATTGTCCTGTTCGTGCTGCGTCAGCTCAACCGCGAGAAGAACGATATTCAGCCCATGCTGGATGTGCGCCTCTTCCGCAACACCGTGTTCACCGGCGCGATTACCGCAAACCTCATCTCCATGATGGTGGACGTTGGCTTCATCTACTTCGCCTCCCAGCACCTGCAGTTGGTCTCCGGTCTGCCGCCCATGTACGCCGGTATGCTGCTGATTCCCGGTACCCTGGCGATCATTATCGCCGGTCTGGTGATTGCGCGCGTGGCGGTGCACTTCCACCCGGCGCAGGTGGTGTCTTTCGGTCTGGCGCTCCACGCTGCCGCGTTCGCGGTGCTCGCCTTCCTGGGTGCGCACAACGACTTGGTGATTATCCTGATCTTCATTGTGCTCGGTACCGGCATCGGTATTGCGCAGACCATTTCGAACGACCTGATGCTCTCCAGCGTGCCGCCGCGTAAGGCTGGTGCGGCATCCGCGATCTCGGAGACCTCCTACGAGACAGGTACGGTGCTCGGCACCGTCATCATTGGTGGCATGCTCACCGCCGTCTACCGCGCAAATGTGGTTGTACCCGACGGCCTGGATGAGACTCTCGCCGACCACGCCCACGAAACCCTCGGCGGTGCCGTGACGGTCGCAAGCCAGGTGGGTGGCGAGCAGGCGAACCAGCTGCTCTCCTCCGCATTCGCTGCCTTCGACTCCGGCGTGGTGCTGAGCTCCGCATTCAGCGCCGTGCTCATGGGTGTTATGGCCGTCATTAGCTACTTCATGATCCGCAAGGCACCGCGCGAAATGAAGCCCGCAGAACACTAA
- a CDS encoding TetR/AcrR family transcriptional regulator: MTTPNHRKQRATNPREHILDTYVDLLIRSGERAATLDAVATAAKVSKGGLLYHFSSKKALLEALAERTLALAEEDFAAMEQAPEGASAYYINSSTPDNSPFDRSLIALSRLAQSNNELAQQTMARVQDGWHALVLAEIGDEQIARAVLLLGDGMYYNAAFGGGATNPQTADMLKSDRAALERALQVLKAAAH, translated from the coding sequence ATGACCACCCCCAACCACCGAAAACAACGCGCCACCAACCCCCGCGAACACATCCTCGACACCTACGTCGACCTGCTGATTCGCTCGGGAGAACGCGCCGCGACCCTCGACGCCGTCGCCACCGCCGCCAAGGTTTCCAAGGGCGGGCTGCTCTACCACTTCTCCTCCAAGAAGGCACTGCTTGAGGCGCTCGCAGAACGCACCCTCGCCCTGGCTGAAGAGGACTTCGCAGCAATGGAGCAGGCACCCGAGGGGGCAAGCGCCTACTACATCAATTCCTCCACGCCCGATAATTCGCCGTTCGACCGTTCCCTGATCGCCCTGAGTCGCCTGGCGCAGAGCAATAACGAACTTGCCCAACAGACCATGGCACGCGTGCAGGACGGCTGGCACGCGCTCGTCCTCGCGGAGATTGGTGACGAGCAGATTGCCCGCGCCGTACTGCTTCTGGGTGACGGCATGTACTACAACGCGGCCTTCGGGGGTGGTGCCACCAACCCGCAGACCGCAGACATGCTCAAGTCCGACCGCGCGGCGCTGGAACGCGCCCTGCAGGTTCTCAAAGCGGCGGCTCATTAA
- a CDS encoding putative quinol monooxygenase — protein MIFIAVKFPVKPEYADQWIEKTRAFTEATRAEEGNKFFEWSRSVEDPNEFVLLEAFNDDAAGPHVNSDHFQQAMKDMRPLLTATPKIISRLIDGDDWEAMGELQID, from the coding sequence ATGATTTTTATTGCCGTAAAGTTCCCTGTCAAGCCCGAATACGCTGACCAGTGGATCGAGAAGACCCGCGCTTTCACCGAGGCAACCCGCGCCGAGGAAGGCAACAAGTTCTTCGAGTGGTCCCGCAGCGTTGAGGACCCGAACGAGTTCGTTCTGCTCGAGGCTTTCAACGACGACGCAGCTGGCCCGCACGTGAACTCTGACCACTTCCAGCAGGCTATGAAGGACATGCGTCCGCTGCTGACCGCAACCCCGAAGATTATTTCTCGTCTGATTGACGGCGACGACTGGGAAGCAATGGGCGAGCTGCAGATCGACTAG
- a CDS encoding NUDIX hydrolase yields MSIASEPLPGAVAVEEHNDVDHTSVSLAVSTVILALRPKENETHPTLWLPLVRRLREPYKGQWALPGGPLNPNLSLEEAAASTLKRATNLEPGYLEQLYAFGDVLRAPEARAARLSGAPVPTPAADHERVVSVVYWASIPATEVANTRVHENIRWFPVDELPELAFDHNEIIEYALYRLQNKVEYSRIAHSFLGEEFTLAQLREVYEAILGRTLDPANFRRQIAASKSIIDTGRRVEGTRHRPPRLYRYNDAQAYADAGPLGMYRERHEA; encoded by the coding sequence ATGAGCATCGCATCTGAGCCTCTTCCCGGCGCAGTCGCCGTTGAAGAGCACAACGACGTGGACCACACCTCTGTATCCCTCGCCGTTTCAACCGTTATTCTGGCCCTGCGCCCCAAGGAGAACGAGACCCACCCGACCCTGTGGCTGCCGCTGGTTCGCCGCCTCCGCGAGCCCTATAAGGGCCAGTGGGCGCTTCCTGGCGGTCCGCTCAACCCGAATCTTTCTCTGGAAGAGGCTGCCGCTTCGACCCTGAAGCGTGCCACCAACCTGGAGCCCGGCTACCTGGAGCAGCTCTACGCGTTCGGCGACGTTCTGCGCGCCCCCGAGGCACGCGCCGCCCGCCTGAGCGGCGCCCCGGTTCCCACCCCCGCCGCCGATCACGAGCGCGTGGTGTCCGTGGTGTACTGGGCATCGATTCCCGCCACCGAGGTTGCGAACACTCGCGTGCACGAGAACATCCGCTGGTTCCCGGTGGATGAACTGCCCGAGCTGGCATTCGACCACAACGAAATCATTGAGTACGCGCTCTACCGTCTGCAGAACAAGGTCGAGTACTCGCGTATTGCGCACTCTTTCTTGGGTGAGGAGTTCACCCTGGCGCAGCTGCGTGAGGTGTACGAGGCGATTCTGGGTCGTACCCTGGATCCGGCGAACTTCCGCCGCCAGATTGCGGCGTCGAAGTCAATTATTGACACCGGCCGCCGCGTGGAGGGCACCCGTCACCGCCCGCCGCGCCTGTACCGTTACAACGACGCTCAGGCGTACGCGGATGCGGGCCCGCTGGGTATGTACCGTGAGCGCCACGAGGCGTAA